One region of Candidatus Brocadia sp. genomic DNA includes:
- the atpB gene encoding F0F1 ATP synthase subunit A — protein sequence MKIFNIFPETIFSIGPVQITDTVITTWFVMVAIITICYLATRKLSIRPSFFQEILEAIYEAIEKTIKDILPLDPRLVVPVLGTLWFLIGFSNLAGLIPGLKTPTADLNTTFAFALISFSMTHVVGIATQGLKGYLIHYKEPTWILLPFHLIAEVTRTVALAVRLFGNMLSGDMIAIILLGIVGLLVPIPFSLLHIIIGLIQAYIFGVLTLVFIAGGMRTKS from the coding sequence ATGAAAATATTTAATATTTTCCCCGAAACAATTTTTTCAATTGGCCCCGTTCAGATCACAGACACAGTTATTACCACATGGTTTGTCATGGTTGCCATAATAACAATTTGCTATCTTGCAACGCGGAAACTCTCCATAAGGCCATCTTTTTTTCAGGAGATTTTAGAAGCTATCTATGAGGCCATCGAAAAAACGATAAAAGATATCCTGCCGTTGGATCCACGGTTAGTTGTTCCTGTGCTGGGAACACTATGGTTCCTGATCGGTTTCTCTAATCTGGCTGGTTTAATACCGGGGTTGAAAACCCCTACCGCTGACCTCAATACAACATTCGCATTTGCATTAATATCTTTTTCAATGACCCACGTCGTTGGTATAGCAACACAAGGGCTGAAAGGATATCTCATCCACTATAAAGAGCCAACATGGATATTGCTTCCTTTCCATCTTATAGCAGAGGTCACAAGGACAGTCGCACTTGCCGTTAGGCTCTTTGGGAATATGTTAAGTGGTGATATGATTGCCATAATACTTCTCGGCATAGTCGGATTGCTGGTGCCGATCCCGTTTAGTTTGTTACATATTATCATTGGTCTTATACAGGCGTATATATTTGGTGTTTTAACCTTGGTATTTATAGCAGGTGGCATGAGAACGAAATCCTGA
- a CDS encoding F0F1 ATP synthase subunit epsilon, whose product MFYDRRCGRDKVNNSSFKLNIVTPAKIVEKDITYIRLKDETGFFGILKGHTNFLTVLVPSLVYYTDINGKEVFLAVDEGILSVREGTVTITSREVFESDDAEKLAEIIENTLAKRDKSEMAFREMFEGIERSFMEKTIKLVKGRI is encoded by the coding sequence ATTTTTTATGATCGGCGATGTGGGAGAGATAAGGTGAACAATTCATCCTTTAAATTAAATATAGTTACTCCTGCAAAGATCGTGGAAAAAGACATAACATATATCAGATTGAAAGATGAGACAGGTTTTTTCGGTATTTTAAAGGGCCACACGAATTTCTTGACAGTCCTTGTACCCTCCCTGGTTTATTATACAGATATAAACGGCAAAGAAGTTTTCCTTGCTGTTGACGAAGGAATATTGAGCGTGAGAGAAGGAACAGTAACGATAACATCAAGAGAGGTATTTGAAAGCGACGACGCTGAAAAGCTTGCGGAAATCATTGAAAATACCCTTGCCAAAAGGGACAAATCTGAGATGGCTTTTCGTGAGATGTTTGAGGGAATCGAAAGGTCATTTATGGAAAAGACGATAAAATTGGTTAAAGGAAGGATTTGA
- a CDS encoding AtpZ/AtpI family protein: MENKKFSRDIGKSAKELLSARKEKSNFWRYANLLGVGGWVFVIPVVGGAYLGRYLDKKMHGEGISWTITLIIIGIAVGIYNVWYLFIRKPQQ; this comes from the coding sequence ATGGAAAATAAAAAATTCTCCAGGGATATCGGGAAATCTGCAAAGGAACTGCTTAGCGCCCGAAAAGAGAAATCGAATTTCTGGCGTTACGCCAATCTCCTTGGTGTCGGGGGATGGGTTTTTGTTATCCCGGTAGTCGGAGGCGCTTATCTTGGAAGGTATCTGGATAAAAAAATGCACGGAGAAGGTATTTCCTGGACGATAACACTTATTATCATCGGCATAGCCGTTGGTATTTATAATGTCTGGTATTTGTTCATTAGAAAACCTCAGCAATGA
- a CDS encoding F0F1 ATP synthase subunit beta — MNGVIIAIHGDVVEIEFSGGLPSINDSLVVKKTDGTNIILEVHDHISSTVVKAIALGFTQGLKRGMPVIPSGSSLKIPAGKNCLGRAFNIFGEPIDGKPPLENYNLIPIHKTSPVLEEQIPASGILETGIKIIDLLSPFPRGGKIGLFGGAGVGKTVLLMEFIYKIAKVYSGTSIFCGIGERVREGHELWREMERQDIIGNAILVFGQMCESPGIRFRTPLTAIALAEFFRDEIGSDILFLMDNIYRFVQAGNEVSVLLGRLSSRVGYQPTLLSEIAEVEERIVSTQRGSITSVQAIYVPADDITDPAVANVFPHLDTTVVLSREIASKGLYPAIDPLLSTSKFLSPEDVGERHYEISRNVKEHLSRYKELLDIIAMLGIEELSPADRLIVKRARRLEMFLTQPFFLTEEFTGRKGKHVPLSKTLDGCEMILSGKMDDMPENVFFMIGDVGEIR; from the coding sequence ATGAATGGTGTTATAATTGCTATCCACGGAGATGTTGTTGAGATTGAGTTCAGCGGAGGACTTCCCAGTATCAACGATTCCCTCGTTGTAAAGAAAACGGACGGAACAAACATCATCCTCGAGGTCCATGACCATATAAGCAGCACAGTTGTAAAAGCTATTGCGCTTGGATTCACGCAGGGTCTGAAAAGAGGCATGCCTGTTATCCCTTCAGGCAGTTCGCTTAAAATTCCTGCAGGTAAGAATTGCCTGGGAAGGGCATTCAATATCTTTGGTGAACCGATAGACGGTAAGCCTCCACTTGAAAATTATAATCTGATACCTATTCATAAAACGTCTCCTGTTCTTGAAGAACAGATACCTGCTTCAGGCATCCTTGAGACTGGCATAAAGATAATAGACCTCCTATCTCCATTTCCCAGAGGTGGCAAAATTGGTCTCTTTGGAGGCGCCGGAGTTGGAAAGACCGTATTGCTTATGGAATTCATTTACAAAATAGCGAAGGTTTATTCAGGAACATCCATATTTTGCGGCATCGGAGAGAGGGTGAGGGAGGGTCACGAACTCTGGAGAGAGATGGAAAGACAGGATATCATAGGTAACGCAATACTCGTATTTGGCCAGATGTGCGAATCCCCCGGGATACGGTTTAGAACCCCGTTAACAGCAATTGCCCTGGCGGAATTCTTCAGGGATGAAATAGGAAGCGATATCCTTTTCTTAATGGATAATATCTATCGGTTTGTTCAGGCAGGGAACGAGGTTTCCGTCCTCTTAGGAAGGCTTTCCTCACGGGTAGGTTACCAGCCGACCCTCCTTTCTGAGATTGCTGAAGTGGAGGAAAGAATCGTATCAACGCAAAGGGGTTCTATTACTTCTGTGCAGGCAATATATGTGCCGGCTGATGACATAACAGACCCGGCCGTTGCAAATGTCTTTCCCCATCTCGATACGACAGTCGTTCTTTCTCGTGAAATAGCATCCAAAGGGCTTTACCCGGCCATTGATCCCCTGCTTTCAACTTCAAAATTCCTTAGCCCCGAAGATGTCGGAGAAAGACACTATGAAATTTCAAGAAATGTAAAAGAGCACCTTTCGAGGTACAAAGAACTCCTTGATATTATTGCTATGTTGGGTATAGAAGAGCTTTCTCCGGCTGACAGACTTATTGTGAAGAGGGCCAGGAGACTTGAGATGTTCCTTACGCAGCCTTTTTTTCTCACAGAAGAATTTACGGGCAGAAAAGGGAAGCATGTACCGCTCAGTAAGACCCTCGATGGTTGCGAGATGATACTTTCAGGGAAAATGGATGATATGCCGGAGAATGTATTTTTTATGATCGGCGATGTGGGAGAGATAAGGTGA